The following are encoded together in the Phragmitibacter flavus genome:
- a CDS encoding Gfo/Idh/MocA family protein translates to MNIPASSPSSSSSRRDFLKTTTKTAAGLSVLSGITLPHVHAAVDDTVRMALIGCGGRGGGAASNALSVNGAPTRLVAMADVQPNRLNAAHDALSKKHPDKMSVSEDAKFIGFDAYKKAVDVLKPGDIAMFATPPAFRWVHYQYAIERGINIFMEKPLSVDGPTSKRMLELNELAKKKGLKVAVGLMCRHCKVRKDLYNRVQDGEIGDIVLARAYRMQAPVASCFSKRRPPETPELIWQIQRFHSFLWASGGAYSDFFIHNIDEACWMKNDWPVEAQASGGRTDRGEFVDQNFDHYSVEYTWKDGSKFFFEGRNITGCRNEFSTHIHGTKGNAIVSNAGHLPARSAIFKGLGRKVEDRVWSAPQPEPNPYQLEWDDFLAAIRNNEDYNEMERGVKASLVTCMGRMAAHTGQIITYDQMLNCPHEFAPGADKFTLDGPAPIRENAEGRYPVPIPGKLRDREYADAV, encoded by the coding sequence AACCACCACCAAAACAGCCGCCGGACTTTCCGTGCTGTCGGGCATCACGCTCCCCCATGTTCACGCCGCCGTGGATGACACGGTGCGCATGGCCTTGATCGGCTGTGGTGGACGTGGAGGCGGTGCCGCCAGCAACGCCCTCTCCGTCAACGGGGCGCCCACCCGTTTGGTTGCCATGGCCGATGTGCAGCCCAACCGGCTCAATGCGGCGCACGATGCGTTGTCCAAAAAGCATCCCGACAAGATGTCCGTGTCGGAGGATGCCAAATTCATCGGCTTCGACGCCTACAAAAAAGCGGTGGACGTGCTCAAGCCCGGCGACATTGCCATGTTCGCCACCCCTCCGGCGTTCCGCTGGGTGCATTACCAATACGCCATCGAACGCGGCATCAACATTTTCATGGAAAAACCTCTTTCCGTTGATGGCCCCACGTCCAAACGCATGCTGGAGCTGAACGAGCTAGCCAAAAAGAAAGGGCTCAAAGTCGCTGTTGGCCTAATGTGCCGCCACTGCAAGGTGCGCAAAGATCTTTACAATCGTGTTCAGGATGGCGAAATCGGCGACATCGTTCTCGCCCGCGCCTATCGCATGCAGGCACCGGTTGCCTCCTGCTTTTCCAAACGACGCCCCCCGGAAACCCCGGAACTGATCTGGCAGATTCAGCGTTTCCACTCCTTCCTCTGGGCCAGCGGTGGTGCTTACAGCGACTTCTTCATTCACAACATCGACGAAGCCTGCTGGATGAAAAATGACTGGCCGGTTGAAGCCCAGGCCAGCGGCGGACGCACTGATCGCGGCGAGTTTGTCGACCAGAACTTCGATCACTATTCGGTCGAATACACCTGGAAGGACGGCAGCAAATTTTTCTTCGAAGGCCGCAACATCACCGGCTGCCGCAACGAATTTTCCACGCACATCCATGGCACCAAAGGCAATGCCATCGTCTCGAATGCCGGTCACCTTCCAGCCCGCAGCGCCATCTTCAAAGGCCTTGGTCGCAAAGTTGAAGATCGCGTGTGGAGCGCCCCACAGCCCGAGCCAAACCCGTATCAATTGGAGTGGGACGACTTCCTTGCGGCCATCCGCAACAACGAAGACTACAACGAAATGGAGCGCGGGGTGAAAGCCAGTCTGGTCACCTGCATGGGTCGCATGGCAGCGCATACCGGACAGATCATCACCTACGATCAAATGCTCAACTGCCCCCACGAGTTCGCGCCTGGAGCCGACAAATTCACCCTCGACGGACCCGCTCCGATTCGCGAAAACGCCGAAGGCCGCTACCCGGTTCCCATCCCCGGCAAACTTCGTGATCGCGAATATGCTGACGCTGTCTAG
- a CDS encoding Gfo/Idh/MocA family protein, producing the protein MRTHKIMSQPIKIALVGVGMFGGDVHARTYADLQRFGIGGQLARIGLDAWTRDLAPLHFELTAIAARTEKSAVKAATQFHDSTGHRPLIFHGDEPWLELLDAVPDLDILAVATPDHLHTQPILAALARGVHVITEKPMCLSIHEADTIIELAAQKKCIVAVDMHKRYDPDHLRIRHDIQHRIGTPLYGSAYLEEPLEVSASTFKWVESSDPFSYVGPHWTDLIWHYYRSKPVALTAVGQKRRLIRDNIDAYDAVQVRVDYANGMSIHFHNNWITPSDFEGPVNQGHEIVGTDGKVESDQQYRGFRFWNQGGGSRTSNNHFTRDIPRPDGSSAYLGYGVDSLTACVAAICRVARFNDSPSDVATIYPTAADARISTAIIHAAAIVRDLNFKYLNEGKGTPVTARFGDDGITIIDPTRAEQGLEHVFQRIYSLPL; encoded by the coding sequence ATGCGCACACACAAAATCATGAGCCAACCCATCAAAATTGCCCTCGTCGGCGTCGGCATGTTCGGCGGCGATGTCCACGCCCGCACCTATGCAGATCTGCAGCGCTTCGGCATTGGTGGACAACTTGCGCGCATCGGTCTCGACGCCTGGACCCGCGACCTCGCCCCACTGCACTTCGAACTCACCGCCATCGCCGCCCGCACAGAGAAGTCCGCCGTCAAAGCAGCGACGCAATTTCATGATTCGACAGGCCACCGCCCCCTCATCTTTCATGGCGACGAGCCCTGGCTTGAACTGCTCGATGCCGTGCCCGATCTCGACATTCTCGCCGTCGCCACTCCCGATCATCTGCACACCCAACCGATCCTTGCCGCCCTTGCACGTGGCGTGCATGTGATCACCGAAAAACCGATGTGCCTCAGCATTCACGAGGCCGACACCATCATCGAACTCGCCGCGCAAAAGAAGTGCATCGTCGCCGTCGACATGCACAAACGCTATGATCCCGATCACCTGCGCATCCGCCACGACATCCAACATCGCATCGGCACTCCACTCTACGGCTCCGCCTATCTGGAGGAACCGCTGGAAGTCAGCGCTTCCACCTTCAAATGGGTCGAATCCAGCGATCCTTTCAGCTACGTGGGCCCGCACTGGACCGATCTCATCTGGCACTACTACCGTAGCAAACCCGTCGCCCTCACCGCCGTTGGACAAAAACGACGGCTCATTCGCGACAACATTGATGCCTACGACGCCGTGCAGGTCCGCGTGGACTACGCCAACGGCATGAGCATTCATTTTCACAACAACTGGATCACCCCCTCCGATTTCGAAGGCCCGGTCAATCAAGGCCACGAAATCGTCGGCACCGATGGCAAGGTGGAAAGCGATCAGCAATACCGCGGTTTCCGGTTTTGGAATCAGGGTGGCGGTTCTCGCACCAGCAACAACCACTTCACCCGCGACATCCCCCGTCCCGATGGCTCCAGCGCCTACCTCGGTTATGGAGTCGACAGCCTCACCGCCTGCGTCGCCGCCATTTGTCGCGTGGCCCGCTTCAACGATTCGCCGTCAGACGTTGCCACCATCTACCCCACCGCCGCCGACGCCCGCATCAGCACGGCGATCATCCATGCCGCCGCCATCGTGCGCGACCTCAACTTCAAATACCTCAACGAGGGCAAGGGCACACCGGTCACTGCCCGCTTCGGCGACGATGGCATCACCATCATCGATCCCACGCGAGCCGAACAAGGACTGGAGCATGTTTTTCAGCGCATTTACTCGCTGCCACTCTGA
- a CDS encoding ABC transporter substrate-binding protein — protein MLWTRWIIFGLPTLLALLIVWAALQSVASRDSGGDELVVASGEGVPPTLNPFLPMTTVDREVAALVHEPLLRIGATGELEGALASSWSWTQQTRFWFSNASFATKAAAKLKALSPEQWQLWQLQEAVAVDAELRLQLSAVNTTTGPAVHELISEFGPLPVEVLRVELNGEAREHHEFFMSGAVEAAQVKGVRFEGSTAYELQVSGETVKFFEELNKYFRNLPDLEARLRFVRRVPMQDRPRLEWALREDAVFQDGSAVTAADVEASVNLVLSQGWPVDGVEALRLIEAWDTSAPRRPRVTFREVYGPALMAFVDLPVLPHRWVEAYAKRVAAGENPFIDLPPVGAGIFQLDGDVERSLFLSRKGGGARVQFLLDQNPMSIRAGFAMNRVDVFWPGSGSTAMLDRERGVTLRSAPPRNRLLVMWNCRKAPLNDLRVREALALGLDREALVQEWLQGQGSVVEGIFQPGLWFAANVPNQAVDRAKARQMLYDAGWVPDAAGMLSKNGSALRIELLTVAGNAQRINLATRLQELWRELGVELVVKAVPWDEMLDRQLPSRQFDAALMGLNFERSWDQMEFWHSSRARRGMNFAGIEDGGLDTLLTALRVEQDPVKVGELAQDLETRLLALHPFLSLFAGGNVVALRENALPETQIGNGFNLRQILEAQR, from the coding sequence ATGCTCTGGACGCGATGGATCATTTTTGGACTTCCGACCTTGCTGGCCCTGCTCATCGTTTGGGCGGCGCTGCAATCCGTGGCGAGTCGTGATTCCGGCGGAGACGAGCTGGTGGTGGCGTCGGGCGAAGGCGTGCCGCCGACGTTGAACCCTTTTTTGCCCATGACGACGGTCGATCGCGAAGTCGCGGCGCTGGTGCATGAGCCTTTGCTGCGAATTGGCGCGACTGGAGAACTGGAAGGAGCATTGGCAAGTTCGTGGTCATGGACCCAGCAAACGCGTTTCTGGTTTTCGAATGCGTCGTTTGCCACCAAAGCGGCCGCAAAACTGAAGGCTTTGTCTCCCGAACAATGGCAGTTGTGGCAGCTTCAGGAAGCCGTTGCGGTCGACGCGGAGTTGCGGTTGCAATTGAGCGCGGTCAACACCACCACGGGACCGGCGGTGCATGAGTTGATTTCCGAGTTTGGTCCCCTGCCGGTCGAAGTGCTGCGGGTGGAGTTGAATGGCGAGGCACGCGAACATCATGAGTTTTTCATGAGCGGTGCGGTGGAAGCGGCACAGGTGAAAGGTGTGCGGTTTGAAGGATCCACGGCTTATGAACTTCAGGTGAGCGGGGAGACCGTGAAATTTTTCGAGGAGTTGAACAAGTATTTCCGCAACCTCCCGGACCTGGAAGCGAGGTTGAGGTTTGTCCGGCGGGTGCCGATGCAGGACCGGCCGAGGCTGGAGTGGGCGTTGCGCGAAGACGCGGTGTTTCAAGATGGCTCAGCGGTGACGGCGGCAGACGTGGAAGCTTCGGTGAACTTGGTGCTCAGTCAGGGCTGGCCGGTGGACGGGGTGGAGGCGTTGCGTTTGATCGAAGCATGGGACACTTCCGCTCCGCGAAGGCCGCGGGTGACGTTTCGTGAGGTGTATGGTCCGGCGCTGATGGCTTTCGTGGATTTACCAGTGCTGCCGCACCGTTGGGTAGAAGCTTATGCGAAGCGGGTGGCAGCGGGCGAGAATCCGTTTATCGATCTGCCGCCGGTGGGAGCGGGCATTTTTCAGCTGGATGGTGATGTGGAGCGATCGCTGTTCCTCAGCCGCAAAGGCGGCGGTGCACGCGTGCAGTTTTTGTTGGATCAGAATCCCATGTCGATTCGCGCCGGATTTGCAATGAATCGTGTGGATGTGTTCTGGCCCGGCTCTGGCAGCACGGCCATGTTGGATCGGGAACGTGGCGTCACCCTGCGCTCCGCACCGCCGCGCAACCGGTTGTTGGTGATGTGGAATTGTCGCAAGGCCCCGCTGAATGACTTGCGGGTGCGCGAAGCGCTAGCCCTTGGATTGGATCGTGAAGCGTTGGTGCAGGAATGGTTGCAAGGGCAGGGCTCGGTGGTGGAAGGCATTTTTCAACCAGGTTTGTGGTTCGCGGCCAATGTGCCCAATCAGGCAGTGGATCGGGCGAAGGCGCGGCAGATGTTGTATGATGCTGGTTGGGTGCCGGATGCGGCAGGCATGTTGAGCAAAAACGGAAGCGCGCTGCGGATCGAACTGCTGACCGTGGCAGGCAACGCGCAGCGAATCAATCTGGCGACCCGCCTGCAGGAACTGTGGCGTGAGTTGGGGGTGGAGCTGGTGGTGAAGGCGGTGCCATGGGACGAGATGCTGGATCGTCAGCTTCCGTCGCGACAATTCGATGCGGCTTTGATGGGATTGAACTTTGAGCGCAGTTGGGATCAGATGGAATTTTGGCATTCGAGCCGGGCGCGGCGCGGCATGAATTTCGCGGGGATTGAAGACGGTGGATTGGACACCCTGCTGACGGCGCTGCGGGTGGAGCAGGACCCGGTCAAGGTTGGCGAACTGGCACAAGATCTGGAAACCCGGCTGCTGGCTTTGCATCCCTTTTTGTCGCTGTTTGCTGGAGGCAACGTGGTGGCGCTCCGTGAAAATGCATTGCCTGAAACGCAGATTGGGAATGGGTTCAACCTTCGCCAGATTTTGGAGGCGCAGCGCTGA
- a CDS encoding ABC transporter ATP-binding protein: protein MPAPDSTPLLEIEDLKIAFQRYRQEPVLAVKGIDLQLLRGESLAIVGESGSGKSVTALSLARLLPEPQTKITAKTLRVNGHDVLNMNERALRRMRGKEIAYVFQEPSSSLNPVLTIRTQMAEALRLHRPDVTNLDEEIIQWLYKVGIVEPEKRLRAYPHELSGGMQQRVMIAMALCCQPQLLIADEPTTALDVTIQKQIIDLLADLRTSLGMSIVLITHNFAIIRNIADKVAVMFRGQIVESGSTEEVLANPQHPYTKALIACVPKLGVQQDKLQTIDYAAVEAAL from the coding sequence ATGCCTGCGCCGGATTCCACCCCACTGCTGGAGATTGAAGATCTCAAGATCGCATTTCAGCGCTATCGGCAGGAGCCGGTGCTGGCGGTGAAAGGCATTGATCTGCAACTTTTGCGCGGTGAAAGCCTGGCCATTGTCGGCGAAAGCGGCAGCGGCAAAAGCGTCACTGCCTTGTCCCTGGCAAGACTGCTGCCTGAGCCACAAACCAAAATCACTGCGAAAACTTTGCGAGTGAACGGCCACGACGTGCTGAATATGAACGAGCGGGCCCTGCGCCGCATGCGCGGCAAAGAAATCGCCTACGTTTTCCAGGAACCGTCATCCTCGTTAAATCCGGTATTAACCATTCGCACCCAAATGGCCGAGGCTCTGCGCCTGCATCGGCCCGACGTGACCAATCTCGACGAGGAAATTATCCAGTGGCTCTACAAGGTCGGCATCGTCGAACCCGAAAAACGCCTGCGCGCCTATCCCCACGAACTCTCCGGCGGCATGCAACAACGCGTCATGATCGCCATGGCCCTGTGCTGCCAGCCACAGCTGCTGATCGCCGATGAACCGACCACCGCGTTGGATGTGACCATTCAAAAACAGATCATCGACCTGCTCGCCGACCTGCGCACCAGTCTCGGCATGAGCATCGTGTTGATCACCCACAATTTCGCCATCATCCGCAACATCGCCGACAAAGTGGCCGTGATGTTCCGGGGGCAGATCGTCGAAAGCGGTTCGACTGAGGAAGTGCTCGCCAATCCCCAGCACCCCTACACGAAAGCGTTGATCGCCTGCGTCCCTAAACTCGGGGTCCAGCAGGACAAGCTGCAAACCATCGACTACGCCGCCGTCGAAGCGGCACTTTGA
- the ndk gene encoding nucleoside-diphosphate kinase — protein MPEQTTLILLKPDAVSKSLCGEVLKRFEGEGFRVRGLKMLQLTDELLKEHYAHIVERPFFPDVVQFMKSAPVVALALSGEEVIPRVRDLLGPTDSRKADKGTIRGDFGEDSMINVVHASDSPEAAAAELKRFFKDGEIFAY, from the coding sequence ATGCCCGAACAAACCACTCTCATTCTCCTCAAGCCAGACGCTGTTTCCAAAAGCTTGTGTGGCGAAGTGCTCAAGCGTTTTGAAGGCGAAGGCTTTCGCGTTCGTGGTCTCAAGATGTTGCAACTGACGGATGAACTCTTGAAGGAACATTACGCGCACATTGTGGAGCGTCCGTTTTTCCCTGACGTGGTGCAGTTCATGAAAAGCGCTCCCGTGGTGGCGCTGGCGTTGAGCGGTGAGGAAGTGATTCCCCGTGTTCGCGACTTGCTCGGACCGACCGATTCACGCAAGGCCGACAAAGGCACGATCCGTGGTGATTTTGGTGAAGATTCGATGATCAACGTGGTGCACGCCAGCGATTCTCCGGAAGCTGCGGCGGCCGAGTTGAAGCGCTTCTTCAAGGACGGCGAGATTTTCGCTTATTGA